A part of Neosynechococcus sphagnicola sy1 genomic DNA contains:
- a CDS encoding SAM hydroxide adenosyltransferase, whose protein sequence is MTPPQQPLALVGSHGWVEIAVNGGSAHQQLQLGLGTTVDVELLWL, encoded by the coding sequence TTGACCCCCCCCCAGCAACCCCTGGCCTTAGTGGGGAGTCATGGTTGGGTGGAAATTGCGGTCAATGGTGGGAGTGCCCATCAACAACTCCAGCTAGGACTGGGAACCACAGTGGATGTAGAGTTGCTATGGTTGT
- a CDS encoding SAM hydrolase/SAM-dependent halogenase family protein, which yields MSTVNSTPCRMIALLSDFGQQDIYVAVLKGVIAQIHPQIRVLDLTHQIPPHDIAAARFNLINAVAYLPVGTVYIAVVDPGVGSQRRAIALETPQGYFVGPDNGVFSGIWQPDTWIQGVELTHRAYWRTPDPSPTFHGRDIFAPVGAHLACGVPLPHLGRAIAPESLVVGSILAATATTRGMTGLIQYIDHFGNLITNIPGDWVQGQGWYSRVRSMTIPGCHTYSD from the coding sequence ATGAGTACAGTAAACAGCACCCCCTGCCGCATGATCGCCCTCTTGAGTGATTTTGGCCAGCAGGATATCTACGTTGCAGTGCTCAAGGGGGTCATCGCCCAGATTCATCCCCAGATTCGGGTTCTGGATCTCACCCACCAGATTCCACCCCACGATATTGCCGCCGCTCGGTTTAACTTAATCAATGCCGTGGCCTACCTCCCCGTGGGAACCGTCTACATCGCTGTCGTCGATCCAGGGGTGGGTAGTCAGCGGCGGGCGATCGCCCTCGAAACCCCCCAGGGTTACTTTGTTGGCCCAGATAACGGGGTGTTCAGCGGTATCTGGCAACCGGATACCTGGATTCAAGGGGTAGAGCTAACCCATCGCGCCTACTGGCGCACCCCTGATCCCAGTCCCACCTTCCATGGTCGGGATATTTTCGCTCCCGTAGGTGCCCACCTGGCCTGTGGCGTACCCTTGCCCCACCTGGGAAGGGCGATCGCCCCAGAAAGCCTAGTGGTTGGCTCAATTCTCGCTGCCACAGCAACCACGCGGGGGATGACGGGACTGATTCAATACATCGATCACTTTGGGAACTTAATTACCAATATTCCTGGGGACTGGGTGCAAGGCCAAGGGTGGTACAGCCGTGTCCGATCCATGACCATTCCTGGCTGCCACACCTACAGCGATTGA
- a CDS encoding TrmH family RNA methyltransferase translates to MGKRHSYWKMPRRNLIICATLVQNPANLGGLCRTAEAFRLAALVTGDASMTQRAAFRDLAVSAHRWQPLHICTPLELPEWILTQQQSGYRAIALEAHPRAVPLPEFRFPQSTVLILGRELTGIPPEILDQCDQSVVIPQAGMVESLNVQTAAAIAIYEYSKQHPLPHDRPLE, encoded by the coding sequence GTGGGCAAGCGACATAGCTACTGGAAAATGCCACGCCGTAACCTGATCATCTGTGCCACTCTGGTTCAGAACCCCGCCAATTTGGGTGGACTGTGTCGCACCGCTGAAGCCTTTCGGTTAGCCGCGTTGGTTACGGGTGATGCCTCCATGACGCAACGGGCAGCGTTTCGTGACTTAGCAGTCTCTGCCCATCGTTGGCAGCCGTTGCACATCTGTACGCCCCTGGAGCTACCGGAATGGATTTTAACCCAGCAACAATCTGGCTACCGGGCGATCGCCCTGGAAGCCCACCCTAGGGCAGTCCCTCTCCCAGAATTTAGGTTCCCACAATCGACGGTTTTGATCCTCGGGCGAGAGCTAACGGGCATTCCCCCTGAAATTTTGGATCAGTGTGATCAATCGGTGGTGATCCCCCAGGCAGGTATGGTGGAATCGTTGAATGTCCAGACCGCTGCCGCGATCGCCATTTATGAGTACAGTAAACAGCACCCCCTGCCGCATGATCGCCCTCTTGAGTGA
- the rimI gene encoding ribosomal protein S18-alanine N-acetyltransferase, whose protein sequence is MGCLWAILDEAHITILAVHPAYRRQGFAQVLLHRLLVIARQRGLAWATLEVRVSNSAAIALYQRFGFQVAGRRCRYYPDTQEDALILWRGQLQSSEFQHLLQDWQFPLEQRLQALGWKLLRSPNSPCPSLDLRPPLCE, encoded by the coding sequence TTGGGTTGTCTATGGGCAATTTTAGATGAAGCCCACATCACAATTTTGGCCGTGCACCCTGCCTATCGGCGACAAGGATTCGCGCAGGTTTTACTCCATCGCTTGCTGGTGATTGCCCGCCAACGGGGGTTGGCTTGGGCTACCTTGGAGGTACGGGTTTCTAATAGTGCCGCGATCGCCCTCTACCAACGATTTGGGTTTCAAGTCGCAGGGCGCAGATGTCGCTACTATCCAGACACCCAGGAAGATGCCTTAATCCTCTGGCGCGGACAGTTGCAGTCCTCGGAGTTTCAGCATCTCCTCCAAGACTGGCAGTTCCCCCTTGAGCAACGATTGCAAGCGTTGGGTTGGAAATTACTCCGATCCCCGAACTCCCCCTGTCCAAGCCTTGACTTGCGTCCCCCTCTCTGCGAATAA
- the lysA gene encoding diaminopimelate decarboxylase — protein sequence MVATYSAEVQTSGRQYLLSTARAALAAPNQSLLPLTAQVNHQDHLEIGGCDVVKLVQQYGSPLYILDETTLRTACQQYREAFERYYPGDSQVLYASKAWNCLAVCAIADQEGLGIDVVSGGELYTALQAGVSPEKLYLHGNNKSREELTLAVTCGCRIVVDNWLDLQTLVAIAAERPSAPPIPILIRLTPGIECHTHEYIRTGHLDSKFGFDPNQLDEVFTLISQQSCLSCLGLHAHIGSQIFELQPHADLASVMVQWLVKANSYGLPVTEVNIGGGLGICYTEADDPPSIDAWVKVICDAMVTACQIQQLPLPKLLSEPGRSVIGPACVTAYTQGSRKTIPGLRTYLSVDGGMSDNPRPITYQSLYRVVVANRMSAPLTQTVAIAGKHCESGDILIKEAKVPETETGDILVVMATGAYNYSMASNYNRLPRPAAVLVQAGDSHLILQRETYADLIRQDSLPERLSQSRTEG from the coding sequence ATGGTCGCAACTTACTCGGCGGAGGTTCAAACATCAGGTCGTCAATACTTATTATCTACTGCTAGGGCTGCACTGGCGGCTCCCAATCAATCTCTGTTGCCCCTCACCGCCCAGGTGAATCACCAAGACCATCTGGAAATTGGCGGCTGCGATGTTGTGAAATTGGTGCAGCAGTATGGTTCTCCCCTGTATATTTTGGATGAGACGACCCTCCGCACCGCCTGTCAGCAGTATCGAGAGGCCTTCGAGCGTTACTATCCGGGGGACTCTCAAGTTCTCTATGCCTCCAAGGCCTGGAATTGCTTGGCGGTGTGTGCGATCGCCGATCAAGAGGGATTGGGGATCGATGTCGTCTCTGGTGGGGAACTCTATACAGCCCTGCAAGCTGGGGTGAGTCCAGAAAAACTCTACCTCCATGGCAATAACAAGTCACGGGAAGAGCTGACCCTCGCGGTTACCTGTGGTTGTCGCATTGTGGTGGATAACTGGCTGGACTTACAGACCCTAGTGGCGATCGCGGCAGAGAGACCTAGTGCCCCCCCGATCCCGATCTTGATTCGCCTCACCCCTGGAATTGAGTGTCATACCCACGAATATATTCGTACCGGCCATCTAGATAGCAAATTTGGGTTTGATCCCAACCAACTGGACGAGGTCTTTACCTTGATCAGCCAACAGTCCTGCCTCTCCTGCCTGGGTCTCCATGCCCACATTGGCTCCCAAATCTTTGAACTACAGCCCCACGCCGATTTGGCCAGTGTGATGGTGCAATGGCTGGTCAAGGCCAACAGCTATGGTCTCCCCGTTACAGAAGTCAACATTGGGGGCGGACTGGGAATTTGTTATACCGAGGCGGATGATCCCCCCAGCATTGATGCCTGGGTGAAGGTGATTTGTGATGCCATGGTCACCGCCTGTCAGATCCAACAGTTGCCCCTCCCCAAACTCCTGTCTGAACCCGGTCGCTCGGTGATTGGCCCCGCCTGTGTCACTGCTTATACCCAGGGAAGTCGAAAAACAATCCCAGGGCTACGTACCTATCTCAGCGTCGATGGCGGGATGTCAGATAATCCCCGCCCCATTACCTACCAGTCTTTGTATCGGGTGGTGGTCGCCAACCGGATGTCAGCCCCCCTAACCCAGACTGTGGCGATCGCTGGTAAACATTGTGAGTCAGGGGATATCCTGATTAAGGAAGCGAAGGTTCCTGAAACGGAGACGGGAGACATTCTGGTAGTGATGGCAACCGGGGCTTACAACTACAGCATGGCTTCCAACTACAATCGCTTACCCCGACCTGCAGCCGTCCTAGTTCAGGCTGGGGACAGTCATTTGATCTTGCAACGGGAAACCTATGCGGACCTGATCCGTCAAGATTCACTGCCGGAACGGTTGAGCCAGTCTCGAACCGAAGGGTAG
- the cdaA gene encoding diadenylate cyclase CdaA, with amino-acid sequence MLLQLVDVGLVLALTYIVLVIIGERRTLWMVRGFLVLMLASTISSRIGLTLLSFVLSNLVIGSAVAMAVILQSEFRRFLEQLGRGEVIQLFQPSQRVIPKAGSVIDEIVEAVKELSQRRTGALLLLETNQPIDERDFSVPGVRLNAEISKELLQTIFQTTTLLHDGAVLIRGSRVMAAGVILPLSERTASRQLGTRHRAAMGITERVENCLCIVVSEETGSISLAERGGLNRPLTSSKLKELLEARFSQSVDRETVAPDLRTLSRQLLSQGLALLSRFLRLPASASREKK; translated from the coding sequence TTGCTGTTACAGCTAGTTGATGTTGGCTTAGTCCTGGCACTCACCTATATTGTGCTGGTGATCATTGGGGAGCGACGAACCCTATGGATGGTGCGTGGATTCCTTGTATTGATGCTAGCATCCACTATTAGTAGCCGCATTGGGCTTACCCTCCTGAGTTTTGTGTTGAGCAATTTGGTGATTGGCTCTGCCGTTGCTATGGCTGTGATTCTGCAATCAGAGTTTCGCCGCTTCCTAGAGCAATTAGGTCGAGGGGAGGTGATCCAACTGTTTCAGCCGTCCCAGCGGGTGATCCCCAAGGCAGGGAGTGTGATTGATGAAATTGTCGAGGCGGTCAAAGAACTGTCCCAACGGCGGACGGGAGCCCTGCTGCTCCTGGAAACCAATCAACCCATTGATGAGCGAGATTTTTCAGTGCCGGGGGTGCGACTGAACGCTGAGATTTCTAAGGAACTATTACAGACAATTTTTCAGACCACCACCCTCCTCCACGATGGAGCGGTCTTGATTCGGGGATCACGGGTGATGGCAGCGGGGGTGATTTTACCGCTGTCAGAGCGCACGGCTTCTCGGCAACTGGGGACACGCCACCGAGCAGCGATGGGAATTACAGAACGGGTGGAAAATTGTCTGTGTATTGTGGTTTCAGAGGAAACTGGATCAATCTCCCTGGCAGAGCGTGGGGGGCTGAATCGCCCCTTAACAAGCAGTAAACTGAAGGAGTTGTTGGAAGCACGGTTCTCCCAATCTGTTGATCGCGAAACAGTGGCTCCTGATCTCCGCACATTGAGCCGGCAATTGCTGTCTCAGGGATTGGCACTTCTGTCACGGTTCCTCCGGCTTCCAGCATCCGCTTCTCGGGAGAAGAAATGA
- a CDS encoding isoprenyl transferase, translating to MTGNQTVLQKLPADLERDRLPKHVAVIMDGNGRWAKRQGLPRIMGHRRGVDALKNLLRCCQDWGIQALTAYAFSTENWGRPLEEVDFLMTLFERVLRQELREMIQENVRINFVGNLHALPKTLQLEIERSMAATQQSQGIQFTVATNYGGRQEILQACRAIATEVQQGLLQPQDIDEAIFERHLYTAGICDPDLLIRTSGEMRISNFLLWQMAYAEIYITEALWPDFDRAEFHQALCAYQQRDRRFGSV from the coding sequence ATGACTGGCAACCAAACCGTTTTGCAAAAATTACCCGCCGATTTAGAACGCGATCGCCTACCCAAGCATGTAGCGGTAATTATGGATGGCAATGGCCGCTGGGCAAAGCGCCAGGGGTTGCCCCGAATTATGGGTCATCGTCGGGGGGTCGATGCCCTGAAGAATCTGCTCCGGTGTTGTCAGGACTGGGGAATTCAAGCCCTAACCGCCTACGCTTTCTCCACAGAGAATTGGGGTCGGCCCCTAGAAGAAGTTGATTTCTTGATGACCTTGTTTGAGCGGGTGTTGCGGCAGGAGTTGCGGGAGATGATCCAGGAAAATGTCCGGATCAATTTTGTCGGTAACTTACATGCCCTCCCCAAAACCCTGCAATTGGAAATTGAACGCTCCATGGCTGCCACGCAACAGAGTCAGGGCATTCAGTTTACCGTAGCAACCAACTATGGCGGGCGGCAGGAAATTTTACAAGCCTGTCGGGCGATCGCCACGGAGGTGCAGCAGGGATTACTGCAACCCCAGGATATTGATGAAGCCATTTTTGAGCGCCATCTTTATACCGCAGGAATCTGCGATCCAGATTTACTGATCCGCACCAGTGGGGAAATGCGAATCAGTAACTTTTTACTCTGGCAGATGGCCTATGCTGAAATTTATATCACTGAAGCCCTGTGGCCGGACTTTGATCGGGCCGAATTTCACCAGGCTCTCTGTGCCTATCAGCAGCGCGATCGCCGCTTTGGCAGCGTTTAA
- a CDS encoding DUF1345 domain-containing protein, whose amino-acid sequence MNREYSRVYEALVHPRGRLIAAVAIACFVYGVSFVIPSSEIRILLAFDLGMLALLGSIALMMTNADAEETFRRQQRLEPSHAATLIAAIICSATSLVVVALMLDNTQKLPALVVNIHMGLSMIAIFEAWLLVHTFFALHYARMYYDEVAAGKEEYLRGLEFPNEGLVDHWDFMYYSFTIGMCYQTSDISITGIHMRRITLIHSILSFIFVTAVIGLVVNIVSNII is encoded by the coding sequence ATGAACCGTGAATACTCCAGAGTTTATGAAGCATTGGTTCACCCTCGGGGACGTTTGATCGCGGCGGTCGCCATTGCTTGCTTTGTTTATGGCGTTAGTTTTGTCATCCCGTCCTCTGAAATTCGTATTTTGCTAGCCTTTGACCTAGGAATGCTAGCCTTACTAGGGAGCATCGCCCTGATGATGACGAATGCCGATGCCGAAGAAACTTTCCGACGACAGCAGCGCCTAGAACCAAGTCACGCAGCCACCCTGATTGCTGCCATTATCTGCTCGGCCACCAGCCTCGTCGTTGTCGCTTTGATGCTAGATAATACTCAGAAGCTGCCCGCCCTTGTGGTCAATATCCACATGGGGCTGTCCATGATTGCGATTTTTGAGGCTTGGCTGTTGGTGCATACCTTTTTCGCCCTACATTATGCCCGCATGTACTATGACGAAGTGGCGGCTGGCAAGGAAGAGTACCTCCGGGGGTTAGAGTTTCCCAACGAAGGATTGGTGGATCACTGGGACTTTATGTACTATTCCTTCACCATTGGCATGTGCTACCAGACCTCCGATATTTCGATCACGGGAATTCACATGCGGCGGATTACCCTAATCCATTCTATTTTGTCGTTTATCTTTGTCACCGCCGTCATTGGTCTGGTGGTCAATATCGTCTCGAACATCATTTGA
- a CDS encoding DUF3143 domain-containing protein, which translates to MALPSNDTPLYNHPLPDLEQWLQAHGCEQDRNELHCWHLRQSTWEAEIWLDIDQLSVRYLKAGEEGRDIQRAFKYSLSRKDVEDAVFAGP; encoded by the coding sequence ATGGCATTGCCCTCTAACGATACCCCCCTCTACAACCATCCCCTTCCCGATTTGGAACAATGGCTCCAAGCCCACGGCTGTGAACAAGATCGCAACGAACTCCACTGTTGGCATTTGCGGCAATCCACCTGGGAAGCAGAAATCTGGCTGGATATCGACCAACTCTCGGTGCGCTACCTGAAAGCCGGAGAAGAGGGACGCGATATCCAACGGGCCTTTAAATATTCGCTGAGTCGTAAAGATGTCGAAGATGCTGTATTTGCTGGGCCTTAG
- a CDS encoding J domain-containing protein, with the protein MTQERAVSGQASQNVPNPTTLDATYYTLLGLPPSASIQEIRRSYRELSKLYHPDTTILPSAIATTKFQQLNEAYATLSSAERRLVYDQKNGYSRFTVIQAPADLNRPVGTTRPVSSSAYLDPTDRPLSAGEIFALFILALTFLACLILAFTIGLTRGDTVLQHLPLPPATVLESPSPLPSPPLPAAVVSTSTAAQKKATTPSPLPPFPAVTSTASESIEGAASQP; encoded by the coding sequence GTGACTCAAGAACGAGCAGTGTCCGGGCAAGCGAGTCAGAACGTGCCCAATCCAACCACCCTGGATGCCACCTATTACACCCTATTGGGGCTCCCTCCCTCAGCCTCAATACAGGAAATTCGGCGTTCCTACCGGGAACTCAGCAAGCTGTACCATCCCGACACCACGATCCTGCCTTCAGCGATCGCCACCACTAAGTTTCAGCAATTAAACGAAGCCTATGCCACCCTGAGCAGTGCGGAACGACGGTTGGTCTATGACCAAAAAAATGGCTATTCTCGCTTTACGGTCATTCAAGCCCCGGCAGATCTCAATCGTCCCGTTGGTACGACCCGCCCGGTTTCCTCCTCAGCCTATCTTGACCCTACGGATCGTCCCCTGTCAGCGGGGGAAATCTTTGCCCTGTTTATTCTGGCCCTCACGTTTTTGGCTTGCTTAATTTTGGCCTTCACCATTGGCTTAACCCGAGGTGATACGGTGTTGCAGCACCTGCCACTGCCACCGGCGACCGTCTTGGAGTCACCCTCCCCCCTGCCCAGTCCACCGCTCCCGGCTGCTGTAGTCTCTACATCCACCGCCGCACAAAAAAAGGCGACCACCCCTTCCCCCCTTCCCCCCTTCCCAGCGGTTACATCCACAGCCTCCGAATCTATTGAGGGGGCTGCCAGTCAACCCTAA
- the cobO gene encoding cob(I)yrinic acid a,c-diamide adenosyltransferase, whose product MNTGNGKGKTTAALGMVLRSLGHGYRVAVIQFIKGAWEPAEKQIFSHWRDQLVFQAMGEGFTWETQDRDRDIKAAQQAWQAGLSYLSDPAFKLVLLDEINVALKLGFLTVETILLGLEQKPPETHVILTGRGAPTPLIERADLVTEMTLVKHPFREQGVKAQPGIEF is encoded by the coding sequence GTGAATACAGGCAATGGCAAGGGTAAGACCACGGCAGCCCTGGGGATGGTGCTGCGATCGCTGGGCCATGGTTATCGCGTTGCCGTGATTCAGTTTATCAAGGGTGCTTGGGAACCAGCGGAAAAGCAAATTTTTAGCCATTGGCGGGATCAACTGGTGTTTCAAGCCATGGGAGAAGGGTTTACCTGGGAAACCCAGGATCGCGATCGCGACATCAAGGCCGCACAACAAGCGTGGCAGGCGGGACTTTCCTACCTGAGTGATCCAGCCTTTAAGCTTGTGCTCTTGGATGAAATTAACGTGGCGCTGAAATTGGGCTTTTTGACTGTGGAGACGATTCTGTTAGGACTGGAACAGAAACCCCCTGAAACCCATGTGATTCTGACAGGAAGAGGCGCTCCCACTCCCCTGATTGAGCGAGCTGACCTCGTGACGGAAATGACCCTAGTGAAGCATCCGTTTCGAGAGCAGGGTGTCAAGGCACAACCTGGGATTGAATTCTAG
- a CDS encoding YcjF family protein, protein MKSDLMWWQVVKVQRPILVGGLGLTAALWLLDSWQHWVGNISALGAIAAVGAGVWWWRQQTPVDLPDLKAQVPLDRTTVEQSLTTLHALLEQFAAETATAPRGDAVESQLTQLQQQSHQMGNELERSEFRLVILGGKGTGKTAIADYLRTSEIAASLFTLCIQELPSLFDYTTPADLDTTQIWQQVSRADLVLFTTTSDLTASEYQVIQRLHGQQRTVLVLNKQDQYLPVDRSLILQQLQQRLRPLLTTADIVPITAVPGLMKVRHHQPNGSVREWLEQPAPEIQVLSDRLQQILTQEGQQLQWASTLRGVMTLQAEAKAGLNQVRRSRALPLIEQFQWIAAATAFANPLPTLDLLATAAITTQMILELGAIYRQPFSRAQAEAIASTLAGLLFKLGLVELTTQGISTVLKSNAVTFVAGGLLQGVSAAYLTHLAGLGLVAYFQEQDPTHSATTQPLLLERLTQLLRQLFQQQQQSSLWRSLVQQGVSRLLPEGNGAIHLPQTLGVSVPQPEAQGS, encoded by the coding sequence ATGAAGTCCGATCTCATGTGGTGGCAGGTTGTGAAAGTGCAACGACCGATTTTAGTGGGAGGACTGGGTTTAACAGCAGCACTGTGGCTGCTAGACAGTTGGCAACATTGGGTTGGCAATATCAGTGCCCTTGGGGCGATCGCCGCTGTAGGGGCGGGGGTGTGGTGGTGGCGACAGCAAACACCTGTGGATCTGCCGGATTTAAAAGCTCAGGTTCCCCTTGACCGGACAACCGTTGAGCAATCCCTGACTACCCTGCACGCCCTCTTAGAACAATTTGCCGCAGAGACCGCAACTGCGCCCAGGGGGGATGCGGTTGAATCCCAGCTCACCCAGCTTCAGCAACAATCTCACCAGATGGGAAACGAGCTGGAGCGCTCTGAGTTTCGCCTGGTAATTCTGGGAGGAAAAGGAACCGGCAAAACGGCGATCGCGGATTATTTACGCACCTCCGAGATTGCAGCGTCGCTCTTTACACTGTGCATTCAAGAACTGCCGTCACTGTTTGACTACACGACCCCCGCAGACTTAGACACAACCCAAATCTGGCAGCAGGTCAGTCGAGCTGATCTGGTTTTGTTCACCACCACCAGCGATTTAACGGCTTCAGAATATCAGGTGATCCAACGCCTCCATGGGCAGCAACGTACTGTTTTGGTCTTGAACAAGCAAGATCAGTACCTACCCGTAGACCGTTCCTTGATCCTGCAACAACTCCAGCAACGGCTCCGACCTCTATTGACGACCGCAGATATTGTCCCGATCACAGCGGTGCCGGGGTTGATGAAGGTTCGGCACCATCAGCCAAACGGCTCCGTCCGCGAATGGCTAGAGCAACCGGCTCCGGAGATTCAGGTTCTGAGCGATCGCCTGCAGCAGATTCTCACTCAGGAAGGGCAGCAACTCCAGTGGGCCAGTACCTTACGGGGGGTCATGACCCTACAAGCCGAGGCTAAAGCAGGTTTGAATCAGGTACGTCGCTCCCGTGCCCTGCCCCTGATTGAGCAGTTCCAGTGGATTGCCGCCGCCACGGCCTTTGCTAACCCGCTGCCTACTCTGGACTTACTGGCAACCGCCGCCATTACCACCCAGATGATTTTAGAGCTGGGAGCCATCTATCGGCAGCCCTTCTCCCGCGCTCAGGCCGAAGCCATCGCGAGTACCCTGGCAGGGCTGTTATTCAAACTCGGTCTCGTCGAGTTAACCACCCAAGGGATCTCCACTGTCCTTAAGAGTAATGCAGTCACCTTTGTGGCAGGAGGGCTGTTACAGGGCGTTAGCGCCGCCTATCTCACCCATCTGGCCGGACTGGGTTTGGTGGCTTATTTCCAAGAACAAGATCCCACCCATTCTGCTACGACCCAGCCGCTGCTGCTAGAACGCCTCACCCAGTTATTACGTCAGCTCTTTCAGCAACAGCAGCAAAGTTCCCTCTGGCGATCGCTGGTGCAACAGGGAGTCAGTCGCTTGTTACCAGAGGGGAATGGAGCGATCCATCTCCCACAGACCCTGGGTGTCTCCGTACCACAACCCGAAGCTCAAGGTTCCTGA
- a CDS encoding MFS transporter translates to MNRNFWIIALISLINSLSLTILIPVIYLYGRQYGLNDFQTSLLFSVYSIAQFFATPVIGKLSDRFGRKPLLMISLLGTVVANLIAGTAATAGVLFFARFLDGITGGNAAVAQAVISDVTTPENRARGFGINGAAFGFGFVLGPAMSLLAQQISLGAAFLVSGAIAFVALMITLFYLPESLPVKAVVVRQNLFDLGLKNLITGLTFPKVGILLIINFLIGTTFTIFTYAFQPYFIQVLHQTNQSLTLMFLVFGVLGVLMQTWGISVLTRKINLVAILFLGLLVRGASFLMMPIWANVIYFVGVTILFSLFNSLVQPMINALISLNARAEDQGTVLGLNASYLSVSNAIGPIIAGLMIHQSHPETYAYPLYLAGLLTLGVLIFAVAIRDRYQVQPGTFA, encoded by the coding sequence ATGAACCGTAACTTTTGGATTATTGCTCTAATTTCGCTGATTAACTCTCTCAGCCTCACGATTCTGATTCCCGTTATTTATCTCTATGGCCGGCAATATGGGCTAAATGATTTCCAGACCAGTTTATTGTTCTCGGTGTACTCCATCGCTCAATTCTTTGCCACCCCTGTGATTGGGAAGCTGTCCGATCGCTTTGGCCGTAAACCCCTGCTGATGATCAGCCTTCTGGGAACCGTGGTTGCCAATCTCATTGCTGGCACCGCTGCAACGGCTGGGGTGCTCTTTTTTGCTCGGTTTCTGGATGGGATTACAGGGGGGAATGCAGCCGTGGCCCAAGCGGTAATTTCAGATGTGACCACACCGGAGAACCGCGCTCGTGGCTTTGGCATTAATGGGGCTGCCTTTGGCTTTGGGTTTGTTTTAGGGCCTGCCATGAGTTTGTTAGCACAACAGATTTCCTTGGGGGCTGCTTTTTTGGTGTCAGGCGCGATCGCCTTTGTTGCCCTGATGATTACCCTGTTCTACTTACCTGAGAGTCTGCCTGTCAAAGCAGTGGTTGTCCGCCAAAACTTGTTTGATTTAGGTCTGAAAAACTTAATCACAGGATTGACCTTTCCCAAGGTGGGGATTCTCTTGATCATCAACTTTCTGATTGGCACTACTTTCACCATCTTTACCTATGCCTTTCAGCCCTACTTCATTCAGGTACTCCACCAAACCAATCAGTCTTTGACCCTGATGTTTCTGGTCTTTGGAGTCTTAGGGGTGCTGATGCAAACCTGGGGGATCTCAGTCCTCACGCGAAAAATCAATTTAGTGGCGATTCTATTTCTGGGTTTATTGGTGCGTGGGGCTTCATTTCTGATGATGCCAATTTGGGCGAATGTCATCTATTTCGTTGGGGTAACGATCCTGTTTTCCCTGTTTAACTCCCTGGTGCAACCGATGATTAATGCCTTGATTTCCTTAAATGCCAGGGCTGAAGATCAAGGAACGGTGCTGGGATTGAATGCTTCCTATCTCAGTGTTTCCAATGCTATTGGCCCGATCATTGCCGGGTTGATGATTCATCAATCCCATCCAGAAACCTATGCCTATCCCCTCTATTTGGCAGGTCTATTAACCTTGGGGGTGTTGATTTTCGCCGTTGCCATCCGCGATCGCTATCAGGTGCAGCCAGGAACTTTTGCTTAA